DNA from Anaerolineae bacterium:
ACGGCTATAATAATCTAAAATTTAGTCTAAACTAAAAATTTATTTAGTATTATCTAATAATTATCCATCCAAGGGAGGAGGCCATGTTCAATTGGCTCAAACGAAATAACCAAAAAAACAAACACTCAAATGGGCGCTACCAAAACGGCAACGAGCATCTCATCGAATTACAGCAAGTGACCAAAAATTACGCGGTGGCCGCGGGAATCTTTACGGCTCTCAAAGAGGTTGATCTGAAAGTTGATCCGGGCGAGTTTGTGGCCGTGATGGGTAAATCGGGCAGCGGCAAGTCAACCCTGATCAATATGATCACGGGCATTGACCGGCCCACCACCGGCCACGTTTTGGTGGGCGATACAGCCGTGCATGTTCTCAATGAAGGGCAGGTGGCGGTGTGGCGGGGTCTCAACGTGGGCGTGGTCTTTCAATTCTTCCAATTGCTGCCCACGCTAACGGTCATCGAAAACGTGATGCTGCCTATGGACTTCTGCAACGTGTATCGCATGCGTGAGCGGGAAGAACGGGCCATGCATTTGCTGGAGCAAGTCGGCCTGGCTCAACACGCCTATAAACTACCATCGGCTATTTCCGGCGGCGAACAGCAGCGAGTGGCTATTGCCCGCGCCCT
Protein-coding regions in this window:
- a CDS encoding ABC transporter ATP-binding protein; this translates as MFNWLKRNNQKNKHSNGRYQNGNEHLIELQQVTKNYAVAAGIFTALKEVDLKVDPGEFVAVMGKSGSGKSTLINMITGIDRPTTGHVLVGDTAVHVLNEGQVAVWRGLNVGVVFQFFQLLPTLTVIENVMLPMDFCNVYRMREREERAMHLLEQVGLAQHAYKLPSAISGGEQQRVAIARALANNPPIIAADEPTGNLDSATSEAIFKLFASLVDEGKTILMVTHDVDLAKRATRTVLLADGRIVNGKVSASEWQALGSDMATMETPHA